A genomic stretch from Penicillium digitatum chromosome 4, complete sequence includes:
- a CDS encoding Phenolpthiocerol synthesis polyketide synthase ppsA: MPFVNDADYRQPDALIRSILQQDKSMPIAIVGMACRFPGDATSPDKLWKLVAEKQAAWSEIPKDRMNVDAFYHPDAERAGNMNARGGHFLKQDLGAFDASFFSISPTEAKSMDPQQRLLLETVYEAMESGGMTLENVANTMTSCYVGCFSHDYYDMGDRDADIAPIHSSTGNSSSILSNRISYFYNLKGPSLTMDTACSSGLIAMHLACQSLRAGESKQAVVGATNLMFMPDIFSTMSNLHFLSPDSICYSYDNRANGYARGEAVTALILKPLEDAIRDNDSIRAVVRGSACNQDGRTFGITQPSPEAQEELIRTAYRDAGLEFDQTDYFEAHGTGTQAGDPIESSAIGATLGKTRPLDKKGKKIPLYVGSVKTNIGHTEGASGLAGLIKAVMALERGSIPPNIRFGSPNPKIDLEGWNLEVPTEVIPWPREGQRRASVNSFGFGGSNSHVIIDDAYHYLLSRGLRAGHRTSPKAFLDVNRTIASGNESRGALTLRGNGFMSKQSRVSNSLSDSLTSHVIEANERYRIFMWSTHEESIGALNNTAYAKHLTERQITDEEAFLDNLAYTQCARRSLLEWRSFLVANSISDLKDKILNTHQKPVRAPTKAQRLGFVFTGQGAQWHAMGRELSRYSVFHSRILESDLFITKLGAEWSVIEELEKNEKESRINESLFSQTLCTVVQMALVDLLASWGIRPHKVIGHSSGEIAAAYAAGILPAESAIKAAYFRGVYSSAKDLLSANGGMMAVGLSEEEAKKKIAALDPSTGKAVVACINSPTSVTISGDRLALHNLSQSLHDEGIFARSLKVSTAYHSHHMDLVADDYAQSIADMRVDPVSDIEMFSTVTGALVTATDVLGPEYWRKNMVSCVRFNDGLQSLCTSQPNAKRARRRAGVTVDILLEIGPHAALAGPVKQILRVAALEKAEISYQSVLSRGQDACETSLQAAAFLFAKGLPVKLSKINDPDNIAKPQVIVDLPAYFWNHRKRHWHESRLALEHRFRRHARTDLLGYPVSDWNPMEPRWRNLLRLREQPWIKGHSVQGSYIYPGMGYICMAIEAMHHMKDFPEYVTPAGELVGYRLKDIKISRALVIPSNDEMVETLFSMRHYKESSSTFSNIWYEFRIFSYNSGIWLEHAHGLISAVHEVNPAAPKNNLPYLPELERVMAAANLSGSCSAENMYKMMDEVGLNFEHPFRNMIGELKSNPGEAQGAIAVPNTKELMPHDYEYPHLIHPATMDAFVQMIFPAFLHGKNACPAAFVPVSFEELFISTDVAQGPGSTFKCATTAVPSGRRELKTEVLVTDETTGKPVAGFKGMGCSRLDTASAESQDENASLRKLCFHSTWKPDPILMPRELTDRMMCQSLPPVENSSRVSDLEAIAYYFYYKALQSIREEQVSTLKPHFRKFYEYLQHQRDLVMAHQLPHQTAEWQQLDDPLIVAKMEALAERLQPTDVDSEILCRVGRQLDKILLSEADPLAIMLEDDRLYQYYGRMIPTTTLHQYATLLSNKNPDMEVLEIGAGTGGATESILDAMGGNKGRYPRFKSYTFTDISSGFFEQAQTKFKDWEALMDFRRLNIEEDPVEQGFEKQYDLVVAALVLHATANIDKTVENTRKLLKPGGRLIMVEISNPLNQVFLPFGCTPGWWMSEESYRKWGPTMGEDLWGAVLKRHGFGDFTLGAPNNLDAQDEIGRVWSCVAIDPAIEETQDPEVSSVIIITDDVVSDSSEALMKTIEQRVNKMGLAVQTVPLSRIAETPLENTFSISIAELDRAIICDLNQAEFDSLQHLRTGKALLWISEGANGTSKNPNRALFHGLARTLRTEYESHKLITADFAKIDRQEPEDAASNVLGLFEFLLRNPQSRECEFWFEHGCWQINRVIGVPEVNRMIHDSVSGDAAQHRKIEQQPFYQTGRPLKLNIKTPGLLDTLVFEDDTRLDEPLAPHDAEVEVKASGVNFRDIMISSGQMTDNALGFECSGIVTRIGSEVDNVKIGDRVTVWSRNTYCNYLRNDARVMQRIPDDMSFEVAAAIPIVFATVVYGFSDMAHLSKGESVLIHAASGGVGQAAIMYAQMVGANVFVTVGTQAKRDLVHREFGIPDDHIFNSRDLSFARQINEATGGRGVDVVLNSLAGEALSATWSCIAMFGRFIEIGKKDIIENRLLNMAPFVRNVSFHALDLNTVRWCNVPLASRLLAEAMDLIRSKKLRPIQSVKTFNFSQIEEAFRFMQAGKHVGKVVAVPNENDIVPAYPVAPRPLTLSPDASYLIAGFGGIGQSLARWLAEHGAKNLIFASRSGAKRPAMKQLIEELEELKVRVEPLSVDVTDGQALKSELQRIATYMPPIRGMIQAAMVLDDQIFENMSLDSFNHAIRPKVDGTWNLHEATIGQPVDFFVILSSAVGVLGNPGQANYSAGNTYQDALASYLRSIGRPATAIDLGLMIDVGAVAEEESGVKLRNLKRKGYVGVTEAELLASMGLVIQGIQKEHTSVIIAGMDASEGGSEVFWMSNPIFSHLSKLDILSSSGSKDQNTRSTLSLLKEVDNFTDASGIVLEAIRAKLSRNLMIDMAELDPHRPTSAFGIDSLIAVELRNWFQKDMKVDFPVFEILQASSLQSLAFKVAEQSGFADGSKE, from the exons ATGCCTTTTGTGAACGATGCCGATTACCGCCAGCCGGATGCTCTGATTCGGAGTATTCTGCAACAAGACAAGTCCATGCCAATTGCTATTGTGGGCATGGCTTGTCGCTTTCCTGGAGATGCTACCAGTCCCGATAAGCTCTGGAAGCTCGTGGCTGAAAAGCAAGCAGCTTGGAGCGAGATCCCCAAGGAtcgaatgaatgttgatgcTTTTTATCATCCAGACGCCGAACGAGCCGGAAAT ATGAATGCTCGAGGAGGACATTTCTTGAAACAGGACCTTGGGGCTTTCGATGCCTCGTTCTTTTCAATTTCGCCCACTGAAGCAAAAAGTATGGACCCCCAGCAGCGACTTCTCCTAGAAACTGTCTACGAGGCCATGGAAAGTGGTGGTATGACACTCGAGAATGTCGCAAATACCATGACAAGCTGTTACGTGGGTTGCTTCTCCCACGATTACTATGATATGGGCGATCGCGATGCGGACATTGCACCAATTCACTCCTCCACCGGTAACTCATCATCAATCTTATCCAACCGCATCAGTTACTTCTACAACCTCAAAGGTCCAAGTCTGACCATGGACACCGCTTGCAGCAGTGGTTTGATTGCCATGCATCTGGCTTGTCAAAGTCTGCGTGCCGGTGAAAGCAAACAAGCCGTGGTCGGTGCCACCAATCTGATGTTTATGCCGGATATCTTTTCGACCATGTCGAATCTGCATTTTCTCAGTCCGGATTCAATATGTTACAGCTATGATAATCGTGCAAATGGCTATGCGCGTGGTGAGGCAGTTACCGCTTTGATTCTCAAGCCACTTGAAGATGCAATTCGTGATAATGACTCCATTCGTGCGGTGGTGAGAGGCAGCGCCTGCAACCAGGATGGAAGAACTTTTGGTATTACGCAGCCATCTCCGGAGGCTCAAGAGGAACTTATCCGAACGGCATACCGTGACGCTGGCCTTGAATTTGACCAAACCGATTATTTCGAGGCCCATGGCACAGGAACCCAGGCCGGTGATCCAATTGA ATCCAGCGCTATAGGCGCTACGTTGGGGAAGACTCGTCCTCTGGAtaagaaagggaagaagatacCCTTGTACGTGGGCAGTGTAAAGACAAACATTGGCCATACAGAGGGTGCTAGTGGTCTAGCTGGTCTCATCAAAGCTGTGATGGCTCTTGAGCGAGGTTCAATTCCTCCCAATATCCGCTTTGGATCGCCGAATCCGAAGATTGACCTTGAAGGATGGAATCTCGAGGTCCCTACGGAAGTGATTCCTTGGCCGCGTGAAGGCCAACGTCGCGCAAGTGTAAATTCGTTCGGCTTCGGTGGATCCAACAGTCATGTCATTATTGACGATGCTTACCATTACCTCCTCAGCCGTGGCCTGCGAGCTGGCCATAGAACCTCTCCAAAGGCTTTCCTGGACGTCAATCGTACTATCGCCAGCGGAAATGAGAGTCGCGGAGCCCTCACGCTCCGAGGAAACGGCTTCATGAGCAAGCAAAGCAGGGTTAGCAACAGCCTTTCCGATAGCCTCACCAGCCATGTAATTGAAGCAAATGAACGCTACCGTATCTTCATGTGGTCAACTCACGAAGAGAGCATCGGGGCCCTAAACAATACCGCTTACGCCAAGCACCTTACTGAGCGTCAGATCACCGACGAAGAAGCTTTCTTGGACAATCTGGCATACACACAATGTGCCCGCCGATCTTTACTGGAATGGCGATCATTTCTCGTCGCAAACTCCATATCTGATTTGAAAGACAAGATCCTGAACACCCACCAGAAGCCTGTCCGGGCACCAACCAAAGCCCAAAGGCTAGGATTCGTTTTCACCGGCCAAGGAGCGCAGTGGCATGCTATGGGTCGTGAGCTCAGTCGATACTCTGTTTTCCATTCCCGCATTCTGGAATCAGATCTGTTCATCACGAAGCTGGGTGCAGAGTGGTCCGTGatagaggagctggagaaaAACGAGAAGGAGTCACGTATCAACGAATCTCTCTTCAGCCAAACTCTGTGCACGGTCGTGCAGATGGCTCTCGTTGATCTTCTTGCTAGTTGGGGTATCCGCCCTCACAAAGTCATTGGGCACTCTAGTGGTGAGATTGCCGCGGCTTATGCTGCTGGTATCTTACCAGCGGAGTCTGCTATTAAAGCTGCATACTTTCGTGGTGTGTACTCGTCTGCAAAGGACCTGCTGTCCGCCAATGGAGGTATGATGGCCGTCGGACTTTCGGAggaagaggccaagaagaagattgcCGCACTGGACCCATCTACTGGAAAGGCAGTTGTGGCTTGTATCAATAGTCCCACCAGTGTCACTATCTCTGGAGATCGCCTTGCGCTGCACAATCTTAGTCAGTCGTTACACGATGAGGGAATCTTCGCCCGGTCCCTCAAGGTCAGCACCGCGTACCACTCACACCACATGGACCTGGTTGCGGACGACTACGCGCAATCCATTGCGGATATGAGAGTTGACCCTGTCTCGGATATCGAAATGTTTTCCACTGTGACTGGAGCTCTTGTGACGGCCACTGATGTCCTGGGGCCCGAGTACTGGCGCAAGAACATGGTGTCTTGTGTTCGCTTCAACGATGGCCTACAGTCCCTCTGTACTTCTCAACCCAATGCTAAGAGAGCACGCCGTCGTGCAGGGGTAACCGTCGACATACTTCTGGAGATCGGCCCTCACGCCGCTCTCGCTGGCCCCGTGAAGCAGATCCTTCGTGTCGCTGCGCTGGAAAAGGCTGAGATCAGTTACCAGTCCGTTCTTTCACGCGGACAAGATGCCTGTGAGACTTCCCTACAAGCCGCAGCATTTCTCTTTGCCAAGGGTCTACCCGTGAAACTTTCCAAGATCAACGATCCAGACAACATTGCAAAGCCCCAGGTGATTGTCGACCTCCCTGCTTATTTCTGGAACCATCGCAAACGTCATTGGCACGAGTCTCGTCTGGCTTTGGAGCACCGATTCCGTCGTCACGCACGAACAGATTTACTTGGATACCCTGTCAGTGATTGGAACCCCATGGAGCCGCGTTGGAGGAATTTGCTTAGGCTTCGGGAGCAACCTTGGATTAAGGGACATAGCGTCCAGGGGTCTTACATCTACCCAGGAATGGGCTATATTTGCATGGCTATCGAGGCGATGCATCACATGAAGGACTTCCCTGAGTACGTTACCCCGGCTGGAGAGTTGGTTGGATACCGCCTGAAGGACATCAAGATCAGCCGTGCATTGGTGATCCCATCCAACGATGAGATGGTGGAGACACTATTCTCTATGCGTCACTACAAAGAAAGTAGCTCAACATTCTCCAATATCTGGTACGAGTTTCGTATCTTCTCATACAACTCTGGGATCTGGCTAGAGCATGCCCACGGATTGATTTCTGCTGTTCACGAAGTGAACCCAGCTGCACCAAAAAACAACTTGCCCTACCTACCCGAATTGGAGAGAGTTATGGCTGCGGCCAACCTTTCAGGATCCTGCTCAGCTGAGAATATGTACAAAATGATGGATGAAGTGGGACTGAACTTCGAACACCCTTTCCGGAACATGATTGGCGAGCTCAAGTCCAACCCCGGCGAGGCTCAGGGTGCCATTGCAGTACCTAATACCAAGGAATTGATGCCTCATGACTATGAATACCCCCACCTCATTCATCCTGCTACCATGGATGCTTTCGTTCAAATGATATTCCCGGCTTTCTTGCATGGAAAAAATGCCTGCCCAGCTGCCTTTGTCCCTGTGTCTTTTGAGGAGCTTTTCATCTCAACAGACGTCGCGCAAGGACCTGGGAGTACTTTCAAGTGTGCTACTACTGCAGTTCCCAGTGGTCGTCGAGAATTGAAGACTGAGGTACTAGTTACCGATGAGACTACGGGTAAACCAGTCGCTGGGTTTAAAGGCATGGGTTGTAGCAGACTTGATACCGCATCCGCCGAAAGTCAGGATGAGAATGCTTCTCTTCGTAAGCTCTGCTTCCACTCGACTTGGAAGCCTGATCCTATTTTGATGCCTCGCGAATTGACCGACCGCATGATGTGTCAATCTCTCCCTCCGGTTGAGAACTCATCTCGTGTTTCTGATCTGGAAGCTATCGCCTACTACTTCTACTACAAAGCACTCCAAAGTATCCGTGAAGAGCAGGTATCCACCCTGAAGCCTCACTTCCGCAAGTTCTACGAGTATCTGCAGCACCAACGTGATTTGGTGATGGCTCATCAGCTCCCCCACCAGACTGCCGAATGGCAACAACTCGACGACCCTCTCATTGTCGCAAAGATGGAGGCACTAGCTGAACGTCTGCAGCCAACCGATGTGGACTCCGAGATTCTTTGCCGCGTTGGACGGCAGCTGGACAAGATCTTGTTAAGTGAAGCTGACCCACTGGCTATCATGCTAGAAGATGACCGGTTGTATCAGTACTATGGCCGCATGATCCCAACAACCACTCTTCACCAATATGCCACCCTGCTCTCCAACAAGAACCCCGATATGGAAGTTCTGGAGATAGGGGCAGGTACAGGTGGTGCCACAGAGAGTATTCTGGATGCTATGGGAGGCAACAAGGGACGCTACCCTCGCTTCAAGTCGTATACCTTCACCGATATCTCATCTgggttttttgaacaagctcAGACAAAGTTCAAAGACTGGGAAGCCTTGATGGACTTCCGTCGCCTCAACATCGAAGAAGACCCTGTCGAGCAAGGCTTCGAGAAACAGTACGACCTGGTCGTTGCTGCCCTCGTCCTTCACGCTACCGCAAACATTGACAAGACAGTCGAGAACACTCGCAAGCTCTTGAAGCCAGGTGGTCGTCTTATCATGGTCGAGATTTCAAACCCACTGAACCAAGTCTTCTTGCCTTTCGGCTGCACTCCTGGCTGGTGGATGTCAGAGGAAAGCTATCGCAAATGGGGCCCTACCATGGGGGAGGATTTGTGGGGAGCGGTTTTGAAGCGTCATGGGTTTGGTGATTTCACTTTAGGAGCTCCAAATAATTTGGATGCTCAGGACGAGATAGGTCGTGTGTGGTCGTGCGTCGCTATCGACCCTGCGATTGAGGAAACACAAGACCCGGAAGTCAGCTCAGTTATCATCATAACCGATGATGTTGTCTCCGACTCATCCGAGGCTCTGATGAAGACGATTGAGCAACGAGTGAATAAGATGGGTCTTGCTGTACAAACAGTCCCGCTCTCTCGCATTGCGGAAACCCCCCTTGAAAATACATTCTCCATCTCAATTGCTGAGCTCGACCGCGCAATCATTTGTGATCTGAATCAAGCTGAATTTGATTCATTGCAGCACCTGCGAACAGGCAAAGCCCTGCTGTGGATATCCGAAGGAGCGAATGGTACTTCCAAAAATCCTAACCGTGCGCTCTTCCATGGACTTGCACGTACTTTGCGTACGGAGTATGAGAGTCACAAGTTGATCACCGCCGATTTCGCAAAGATTGACCGTCAAGAGCCTGAGGATGCTGCAAGCAATGTGCTTGGTTTGTTCGAGTTCTTGTTAAGGAACCCTCAGTCTCGGGAATGCGAGTTTTGGTTCGAGCATGGTTGCTGGCAGATCAACCGAGTCATCGGAGTGCCGGAAGTCAATCGTATGATTCATGACAGTGTCTCGGGAGATGCAGCGCAGCACCGGAAAATCGAACAACAGCCTTTCTATCAGACGGGCCGTCCATTGAAGCTCAATATCAAGACTCCCGGTCTGCTCGATACCTTGGTGTTTGAGGACGACACCCGCCTTGATGAGCCTCTGGCTCCTCACGATGCAGAGGTAGAGGTCAAGGCATCCGGTGTCAACTTCCGAGACATCATGATCAGCTCCGGCCAAATGACTGACAATGCATTGGGCTTTGAATGCTCCGGGATTGTCACTCGCATTGGTAGTGAGGTCGACAATGTCAAAATTGGCGATCGAGTTACCGTCTGGAGTCGCAACACTTACTGTAACTATCTGCGCAACGATGCCCGAGTGATGCAACGTATCCCAGACGATATGAGTTTcgaggttgctgctgctaTTCCCATTGTCTTTGCCACCGTTGTATATGGGTTTTCAGACATGGCTCACCTATCCAAGGGCGAGTCGGTGCTTATTCACGCAGCTAGTGGCGGCGTTGGCCAAGCTGCCATCATGTATGCTCAAATGGTAGGTGCCAATGTCTTTGTGACAGTGGGGACTCAGGCGAAACGGGACCTTGTACATCGTGAGTTCGGTATCCCCGATGACCACATCTTCAACAGCCGTGATCTCAGCTTTGCACGCCAGATCAACGAGGCAACTGGTGGACGTGGTGTTGATGTTGTGCTGAACAGTCTGGCCGGTGAGGCTCTCAGTGCCACCTGGAGCTGCATTGCAATGTTTGGCCGCTTCATTGAGATTGGTAAAAAAGACATCATTGAGAACCGTCTTCTGAATATGGCTCCGTTCGTTCGCAACGTCAGCTTCCATGCACTTGACCTGAACACAGTGCGCTGGTGCAATGTGCCCCTTGCATCTAGACTCCTGGCTGAGGCCATGGACTTGATCCGATCCAAGAAGTTGCGCCCTATCCAATCGGTGAAGACCTTCAATTTCTCCCAAATTGAAGAGGCATTCCGTTTCATGCAAGCCGGCAAACACGTCGGAAAGGTCGTTGCGGTGCCAAATGAGAATGACATTGTCCCG GCCTATCCCGTGGCTCCCCGTCCTCTCACTCTGTCCCCAGATGCATCATATCTGATTGCTGGGTTTGGGGGTATTGGCCAAAGTCTTGCCCGCTGGCTAGCTGAGCACGGCGCTAAAAACCTGATTTTTGCCTCCAGATCCGGGGCCAAGCGACCCGCTATGAAGCAGCTTATTGAGGAACTCGAGGAACTCAAAGTGCGCGTTGAGCCTCTTTCTGTGGATGTTACTGATGGCCAGGCCTTGAAATCGGAGCTGCAGCGAATCGCTACATACATGCCACCAATCCGTGGCATGATCCAAGCTGCTATGGTTTTGGACGATCAGATCTTCGAAAACATGTCACTAGACAGCTTTAACCATGCTATTCGCCCCAAGGTTGATGGGACCTGGAATCTCCACGAAGCTACCATCGGTCAGCCAGTGGACTTCTTTGTGATCCTATCCTCTGCGGTTGGAGTCCTTGGCAACCCTGGGCAGGCAAACTATAGCGCCGGCAATACTTACCAGGATGCTTTGGCAAGCTACCTACGGTCCATTGGACGGCCCGCCACCGCCATTGATCTGGGTCTTATGATTGATGTTGGTGCAGTAGCGGAGGAGGAAAGCGGAGTAAAATTGCGCAACCTGAAGCGAAAGGGGTATGTTGGTGTCACCGAAGCCGAACTACTTGCCAGCATGGGGCTAGTCATCCAGGGTATTCAGAAAGAGCATACGTCGGTTATCATCGCTGGCATGGATGCCAGCGAAGGTGGAAGTGAGGTCTTTTGGATGTCGAACCCGATTTTCTCGCACCTTTCCAAGCTAGACATATTGTCCTCGAGCGGCTCAAAGGATCAAAATACGCGATCTACGCTTTCTCTGCTGAAAGAAGTTGACAACTTTACTGATGCTTCCGGCATCGTTCTGGAAGCTATCCGGGCGAAGCTCAGCCGCAACCTGATGATAGACATGGCTGAGTTGGATCCCCACCGTCCAACCAGCGCCTTTGGTATCGACAGTCTTATTGCCGTTGAATTACGCAACTGGTTCCAAAAGGATATGAAGGTGGACTTCCCTGTCTTTGAAATCTTGCAGGCATCTAGCTTGCAGAGTCTTGCCTTCAAGGTTGCCGAGCAAAGTGGTTTCGCTGATGGATCCAAGGAATAA
- a CDS encoding Monooxygenase, FAD-binding, with product MEPDQFTSSVPIRVAIIGAGIGGLVLAQLLRNDKRFDVTVYERGSREGEGNSLTGFRILVLPEIFESMREKMEPEVRELLGKAVGASKSSGNRVCLMDQACSVKFRNDTVDSLSAYSVSRWKLRNALLYGPRDFVKFNNSFRSYEQGENTITAYFADGETIECDLLVGADGAGSQVRKQLLPKSTRSDSGVTIIYFKAPFTPETEAMIPWESGGMVLTPRQSMVISYFKNPEKPYGPYNLETINPDDSFLMIGLGCYSNEFQHQSKHPDKMTPEELKDECLARAREWHPLLRSLIAITVPSSVFISYLKTQDPIRPWQSGRVTMLGDAAHSMTPYLGRGATSAISDAMALAETLQSEDHALVTRLAEYEISMLQRGFAAAKSSMFVHNLVFMAGNSQWLARLRNLVLRLADWCLAHPNQSPDPFPGLTSVRM from the exons ATGGAACCAGATCAATTCACCTCCTCGGTCCCCATTCGAGTTGCCATTATTGGTGCTGGCATTGGGGGCCTGGTTCTTGCCCAGTTACTCCGCAATGATAAGAGATTTGATGTGACCGTCTATGAGCGTGGGTCTCGAGAAGGCGAGGGTAACAGCCTCACCGGATTCCGGATTCTAGTCCTGCCTGAGATTTTTGAATCAATGAGAGAGAAGATGGAGCCAGAAGTCCGTGAACTACTGGGAAAGGCTGTTGGAGCATCCAAGTCCAGTGGAAACCGAGTCTGTCTTATGGACCAGGCTTGTAGTGTCAAGTTTCGCAACGATACAGTAGATTCGCTCTCAGCGTACTCGGTATCTCGATGGAAACTCCGCAATGCCTTGCTTTACGGGCCTAGAGACTTTGTTAAATTCAACAACTCCTTTCGGTCATATGAGCAGGGGGAAAACACTATCACAGCATACTTTGCTGATGGCGAGACAATAGAATGCGATCTCCTTGTCGGGGCCGATGGGGCTGGATCTCAGGTCAGAAAGCAACTTCTCCCGAAGAGCACACGGAGCGATAGTGGCGTGACTATCATTTACTTCAAGGCGCCTTTCACCCCAGAGACTGAGGCCATGATCCCCTGGGAGTCTGGCGGGATG GTTTTGACTCCCAGGCAATCAATGGTCATATCGTATTTTAAGAATCCAGAAAAGCCGTACGGTCCATACAATTTGGAAACCATCAACCCAGATGATTCGTTTCTCATGATTGGTCTTGGCTGCTACTCGAACGAATTTCAACATCAATCGAAGCATCCAGATAAAATGACACCAGAGGAGTTAAAGGATGAATGTCTTGCCCGAGCGCGAGAATGGCACCCTCTGCTTCGATCGCTAATTGCGATTACTGTACCCAGCTCTGTCTTTATCTCTTACCTGAAGACCCAGGATCCGATACGTCCCTGGCAATCTGGCCGAGTGACCATGTTAGGAGATGCGGCTCACAG CATGACCCCATATCTTGGAAGAGGAGCCACAAGCGCTATATCAGATGCCATGGCGCTTGCCGAAACTCTCCAGTCCGAGGATCACGCACTCGTTACAAGACTTGCGGAGTATGAGATTTCCATGCTCCAGAGAGGGTTTGCAGCAGCCAAGAGTAGCATGTTTGTTCATAATCTTGTCTTCATGGCCGGCAACAGTCAGTGGTTAGCCCGACTGCGAAATTTGGTATTACGTCTTGCGGATTGGTGCCTAGCTCATCCGAACCAGTCGCCAGACCCATTTCCAGGTCTGACCTCCGTTCGAATGTAA
- a CDS encoding Serine hydrolase FSH encodes MRFICLHGAGTNSHVLDIQTGPIRQALGSNEKFEFVNGCLDVEPVAAIKNIFAGPFFTWYSPGFGGHTLEEAKADLVEFLETEGPFDACLGFSQGGSLLASVIIDDQRRNPFGPALFKLAVFLCSGAPLLVPKSRQPPDVSDLALVAELESLTEPWLGPYVPGHEPMPDESWNVFIPDKVNKAGLTINIPTAHIYGSKDQTVDLSWRLRDMCDPRWRVELDHGGGHDVPRAPSTVQMMATVIRRAMDHAVTVQ; translated from the exons ATGAGATTCATCTGCCTACATGGGGCTGGCACCAATTCTCAT GTCCTCGACATTCAAACTG GACCAATCCGTCAAGCATTGGGTTCAAATGAAAAGTTCGAATTCGTGAATGGGTGCCTTGATGTGGAACCGGTCGCAG CAATCAAAAACATCTTCGCGGGCCCTTTCTTCACGTGGTATTCACCAGGATTCGGTGGTCATACACtcgaagaagcaaaagcCGATTTGGTAGAATTTCTTGAAACAGAGGGCCCTTTCGATGCCTGTCTCGGATTTTCCCAAGGGGGCAGCTTGCTAGCCTCCGTTATAATAGATGATCAACGAAGAAACCCATTCGGTCCAGCCCTGTTCAAGCTTGCAGTCTTCCTCTGCTCTGGCGCTCCGCTTCTTGTCCCAAAATCTCGGCAGCCACCAGATGTCTCGGACCTTGCGTTGGTTGCGGAGTTAGAATCCCTCACTGAACCTTGGTTGGGTCCCTATGTCCCAGGTCATGAGCCCATGCCCGACGAGTCGTGGAACGTCTTCATACCGGACAAAGTCAACAAGGCCGGTCTCACCATCAACATACCCACCGCTCATATCTATGGCTCGAAGGATCAGACAGTCGATTTAAGTTGGAGACTACGGGACATGTGTGATCCAAGGTGGAGGGTAGAGTTGGACCATGGGGGTGGACACGATGTGCCACGGGCACCAAGTACTGTTCAAATGATGGCGACTGTTATTCGAAGAGCAATGGACCATGCTGTGACTGTACAATAA